Proteins encoded together in one Pelagicoccus albus window:
- a CDS encoding MFS transporter, translating to MPRPVFVLIVGMFVNRLGSFVYPFLSLYLKDRSFEFSEISLVIGSLAVGNFFGPMAGGYMADAFGRRNALVISLLSTAFLLLALYWADDYVTLLVVGFCYGFSVSTFFPPANALLSDLVEEDKRATAFALFRLAINLGFALGPTLAGILYAISPMWIFVGDAATTAAFGLLAWVSLPHGLRTISGKVGSASVVWKSWREAIVDAWGNVSFRRFIFASFLMGAAFTQVFSLLSITSTDRGLSTFSYGLVMGLNGLLIAMVELPLTHRIKRFAPRKVLSLGYTLMALGSAGFAFSESITGFLLAMSLFTMGEIVALPVGMSYSAALSPEALRGRYFGIRGMTWAASTLFSSLGVSFYGAIGFDWWLIIACLPLAGAVYILRNEPLKKPLN from the coding sequence ATGCCTCGACCTGTTTTCGTGTTAATCGTGGGTATGTTCGTGAATCGCCTCGGGTCCTTCGTGTACCCGTTTCTTTCTCTGTATCTGAAGGACCGCTCTTTTGAATTCTCAGAGATCAGCCTCGTGATCGGATCGCTGGCGGTGGGCAACTTCTTTGGGCCTATGGCGGGCGGCTATATGGCGGACGCTTTCGGTCGCCGGAACGCCTTGGTCATATCCCTCTTGTCGACAGCGTTTCTGTTGCTGGCCCTGTATTGGGCGGACGACTACGTGACCTTGTTGGTGGTAGGCTTTTGCTATGGTTTCTCGGTTTCGACTTTTTTCCCGCCTGCCAATGCATTGCTCAGCGACTTGGTGGAGGAAGATAAGCGAGCGACTGCCTTTGCCTTGTTTCGCTTGGCAATTAACTTGGGCTTTGCTCTCGGGCCGACCTTGGCAGGCATATTGTACGCGATCTCTCCGATGTGGATTTTCGTTGGCGATGCCGCTACGACCGCGGCCTTTGGGCTGCTCGCTTGGGTTTCCTTGCCGCATGGCTTGAGGACGATCAGCGGCAAGGTCGGTTCGGCGAGCGTCGTGTGGAAGAGCTGGCGGGAAGCTATCGTGGATGCATGGGGGAACGTGTCCTTCCGTCGCTTTATCTTTGCGTCCTTTCTGATGGGAGCCGCGTTCACCCAGGTCTTTTCCTTGCTGTCTATCACTTCCACGGATCGCGGATTGAGCACGTTCAGCTACGGTTTAGTGATGGGGCTCAATGGATTGCTGATAGCTATGGTGGAGCTGCCTTTGACGCATCGCATCAAACGCTTCGCTCCGCGTAAGGTATTGTCTTTGGGCTACACCCTTATGGCTCTCGGCAGCGCGGGCTTTGCGTTTTCCGAATCGATTACCGGTTTCCTGCTGGCGATGAGCTTGTTCACCATGGGCGAGATCGTGGCCTTGCCGGTTGGCATGTCGTATAGCGCGGCCTTGTCGCCCGAGGCTTTGCGGGGCCGGTATTTCGGAATCCGAGGAATGACTTGGGCGGCGAGTACCCTGTTTTCCAGTTTGGGCGTTTCTTTCTACGGTGCGATCGGCTTCGACTGGTGGCTGATTATAGCCTGCCTGCCGTTGGCCGGTGCCGTTTACATTTTAAGGAACGAGCCGCTCAAGAAACCTTTGAATTGA